The stretch of DNA GGTCAGCCCCGGGTGCCGCTCGGCCGGACGCAGCCGCAGCGCGGCACGCCGGGCGCGGCCCTGCACACCCTCACGAGCGGACTTGCGTGCATGGCATGGCTTGCACGCTGCTTGCAGGTTGGACAGTTCATGCCGATCACCAGGACGTATGTGGTCCACATCGGTAGCCACACCCACGCAGTCCGGTCCCTTGATGTGGCAGGTGTAGGCGTCCCTGCGCATCACCTGCGATCGCAGGCGCGACCAGGTACGCGGCAACCGGGGCTTTCGAGTGCTGCTACCCCATGCATCCATACGCGCGTTTTCCCTGGTCAAGAGACTCCCCTACCTGGCTATATATGATCCACGTCATACTTGCTTGACGGATTACACGTTGACTGTAGTGTTGCCTCCGTCGTTATCACCCATCCGAAAATCCCAAGACCCTCCGAGGTCTGCAGGTTGTTTGAGAACTCCATATTCGCTCATCTCTGCCGCAAGAGCCTTGACCCGTAAAAAGCGGTCACCGAATGGCAGTGATTCGGCAAGGAACTTTCCGGACACATCAATCTAAGGGGATGAAATGAGCGTCGAAGAGT from Saccharopolyspora sp. SCSIO 74807 encodes:
- a CDS encoding HNH endonuclease signature motif containing protein produces the protein MRRDAYTCHIKGPDCVGVATDVDHIRPGDRHELSNLQAACKPCHARKSAREGVQGRARRAALRLRPAERHPGLTGEQ